A genomic segment from Fusarium fujikuroi IMI 58289 draft genome, chromosome FFUJ_chr04 encodes:
- a CDS encoding related to protein kinase yields MSAPPPYSPPGSTGNDGETRDIRALTDTSSATSTASSASSASTILPPYPPSRDRAVPSRSDEPRSVPPIAGALQRLRTPGDSGTSNATSSGTRERLRQMEIERDDLRRAMQQERAINDRLKREAGLTGLSAAEARLRVLELKREAQAAAQMKRAPNEGMFKAACATDLLFLMDTTSSMGPFIAAAKEQVKKIMQDITETFYNEAEVRIAVVSYKDHCDKNHIQFIDFTTDVEKVRGFIDKLKARGGGDAPEDVLGGIQQAINASWKNQTRCIIHIADAPPHGNIFHSWTEKSDDYYTPGTEPHKLQYQPLLKQMIGLNLNYALLRILSATDKMAYVFLQEYAAASADCKLLKSNPHYREALKANSGPRSSVLGSSSKGTAKGGLLFEEAELGTTYSALRHLVVKSVTSSASRTAVRMSESSSRTGEKGTKTAQMSHLDAIGEAEDDEFNEKQSEAILEDVEKKWSEQSWFEDKLVVEGFSPDTVVHRSGTLNDMMAHDDNIKLSVMELNVHKRRMPFAQGALRLAYCAKTTHSTNPYVVKSFKRGGKRLAHLAEDMRCQALCKAFALEFNALTGDKHSIDFIVTSCLKGKSGNSGTDYISLEPFIEGDYVKYNNNCSYVNEDNPDDEFNKAAQAFSHFTYERSWGSFLVCDLQGVGHVLTDPAIHTLDPERFKLADTNLGREGFKFFFATHVCNEICTQLELKSKASMISSEKASFREWWPTIDSTACCSNKLCGKIIQVTNANKSEEFPGCNWCDTCWPQLEATKEKVICVAPGTHHEFDVSRFYWESQGRVAPRKCEGHRERDETVARTSVMGGNFFGRLRGATKKKSISGKAW; encoded by the coding sequence ATGAGTGCCCCTCCTCCATACTCGCCACCAGGTTCTACTGGCAATGATGGGGAGACGCGAGATATTCGTGCCCTAACTGACACCTCCTCCGCAACCTCCACTGCATCCagtgcatcttcagcatctaCCATCCTCCCTCCCTATCCACCAAGCAGAGACCGCGCAGTACCAAGTCGCAGCGATGAACCCAGATCCGTCCCGCCCATCGCCGGCGCGCTTCAGCGACTGCGAACCCCCGGCGACTCCGGAACATCCAACGCCACCTCCTCTGGTACCCGCGAACGTCTCCGCCAGATGGAGATCGAACGCGATGATCTCCGCCGCGCAATGCAGCAGGAGCGCGCTATAAACGATCGTCTGAAGCGTGAGGCAGGCCTTACAGGTCTTTCTGCCGCTGAAGCCAGACTTCGTGTTCTTGAACTGAAGCGGGAAGCTCAAGCTGCTGCCCAAATGAAAAGAGCTCCCAATGAGGGAATGTTCAAGGCGGCTTGTGCGACAGATCTGCTGTTTCTCATGGATACTACTTCGTCTATGGGTCCCTTTATCGCTGCTGCTAAAGAGCAGGTAAAGAAGATCATGCAGGACATTACCGAGACGTTCTATAATGAGGCAGAAGTGAGGATTGCGGTTGTCAGTTACAAAGACCACTGTGATAAGAATCACATTCAGTTCATCGACTTCACTACTGATGTGGAGAAAGTAAGGGGTTTCATCGATAAGTTGAAAGCTCGGGGCGGCGGTGATGCTCCTGAGGATGTCCTAGGTGGTATTCAACAAGCCATCAATGCTTCCTGGAAGAATCAGACCCGATGCATCATTCATATCGCTGATGCCCCACCGCACGGTAATATCTTTCACAGTTGGACGGAGAAGAGTGATGATTACTACACTCCCGGAACCGAACCACATAAGCTTCAGTATCAACCTCTTCTGAAGCAGATGATTGGTCTGAACCTCAACTACGCTCTTCTTCGGATTTTAAGTGCGACTGACAAGATGGCATACGTTTTCCTCCAGGAATATGCCGCTGCGTCGGCAGACTGCAAGCTTCTAAAGTCAAACCCCCACTACCGAGAGGCTTTAAAGGCAAACTCAGGACCGAGGAGTAGCGTTCTTGGTTCAAGTTCTAAAGGAACTGCCAAGGGAGGTCTGctctttgaagaagctgagcTGGGCACTACGTACAGCGCCCTTCGGCACCTGGTAGTCAAGAGCGTTACAAGCTCCGCATCTCGTACCGCCGTTAGAATGTCAGAGTCTTCCTCTCGAACTGGTGAAAAGGGAACCAAGACTGCTCAAATGTCTCATCTAGACGCCATCGGCGAAGcggaagatgatgaattcAACGAGAAGCAGAGCGAAGCAATCCTCGAAGATGTAGAGAAAAAGTGGTCTGAGCAGAGTTGGTTCGAGGATAAGCTCGTTGTCGAGGGTTTCAGTCCGGATACTGTGGTTCACCGCTCTGGTACACTGAATGACATGATGGCTCACGATGATAACATCAAGTTGAGTGTCATGGAACTCAACGTTCACAAACGTCGCATGCCCTTTGCTCAAGGCGCTCTACGCCTTGCATACTGCGCCAAGACAACACACTCCACAAACCCATACGTCGTCAAGTCGTTCAAGCGCGGTGGAAAGCGTCTTGcgcatcttgccgaggacATGCGCTGTCAAGCTCTCTGCAAAGCGTTCGCACTAGAGTTCAATGCTCTTACAGGTGATAAGCACTCAATTGACTTTATCGTCACATCATGCCTGAAAGGTAAATCTGGCAATTCCGGTACCGACTATATCTCCCTCGAACCCTTCATCGAGGGCGATTATGTCAAGTACAACAATAACTGCAGCTACGTCAACGAGGATAACCCAGACGATGAATTCAACAAAGCAGCACAGGCCTTCTCACACTTCACCTACGAAAGGTCATGGGGAAGCTTTCTGGTCTGCGATCTCCAAGGCGTGGGGCACGTTCTCACAGACCCAGCTATTCACACTCTTGATCCAGAACGCTTCAAACTCGCAGACACAAACCTCGGAAGAGAAGGTTTCAAATTCTTCTTCGCAACACATGTCTGCAATGAGATCTGCACCCAACTCGAGCTCAAGAGCAAAGCATCAATGATATCATCTGAGAAGGCATCTTTCCGCGAATGGTGGCCTACCATTGATTCAACAGCCTGCTGTTCGAACAAGCTCTGTGGAAAGATTATTCAAGTTACCAATGCTAATAAGTCGGAAGAGTTTCCAGGCTGTAACTGGTGTGATACATGTTGGCCGCAGCTGGAGGCTACCAAGGAAAAGGTTATTTGTGTAGCGCCAGGTACACATCATGAGTTTGATGTGTCGAGGTTTTATTGGGAGAGTCAGGGGCGGGTGGCGCCGAGGAAATGTGAGGGGCATAGGGAGCGGGATGAAACTGTTGCCAGGACGTCAGTTATGGGAGGGAATTTCTTTGGCAGGCTTAGAGGAGctacgaagaagaagtcgattTCAGGCAAGGCTTGGTGA